The Patescibacteria group bacterium genomic interval TGGCACCTCGGCAATTACCTTTTCTATTACGGGGACCATTACTATGTTAGCGGGAACCGGTTTTAATATTTCTGCGCCGGTAAGTATCACCGGTCCGGGAGAGGCTAATTTGACTATTAATGGTAACGGAGATGCTGGTATTTCACCTTTATATTTTGATTCTGGTTCCGGCGGTTCTTCGGCTACGGCTTTAACACTAGCCGGTTGCGGTTTAGCCGGATCGCCCGGTACTAGACAGTGCATCAAACTTCCTTCCACCGACGATGGTTATTCTTTTACTCAGATGACATTTACTAATGGGTCTATTCGTTGCGGCCAGAATGGCAATGATGATATTACTATTACCAATAACACTTTTACCGGCGTGGACGGAATTATTAATTTTGCTGATAATGCGGTTGTTAACGATAATATTAATATTTCCGATAATACTTTTACTATTAATGATCCAGCTAATGAAGAACAGGTGATGAAAATCAACGGCAGTAATGTTACGGTTCACGGTAACACTATAGATTGTACTAGTTCGGGTATAGGGGCGGGCATATTTATTCATGGCGCTTCCGGCTATACGGTAACTGATAATGAGCTTACCGAATGTGGTCTTACCGCAGATGCCGGTGGTAATGGTTCCATATATATTTCCCCAGGAGATGACGCGTCTCCGATGGTTATTACCGGCAATACTATTACGGGCGGAGAAGGTCATGGTATCTGGGTCAATACGACGAGCGACAACTCTTATACCGGGTTTGATGTTTCTGATAATATTATTTCTAACACCGGAAGTTACGGCATAATATTTGGAGTCAACGGCGCCGGCTACACTAGTCTTTCAGGAGTTATCGATGGTAATGTAATAACCAATGCTGGAGCTAGCGTTCCTGATAATGAGGAAATGGGTATAGGCGTGTTTAATTTGGATTCAGATTCTGATTTAACCGTTTCCAATAATGATATTAGTGGTAGTGGGGCGTATGGGCTGTTGCTGTATAATGTCGATGACACAGTAGTTGTCACTGGCAATACTTCCAGTTCTAATGATGCCGGCATTTTTTTTCTTAACTGTTCCGGTGAAGTTAGTATATCTAATAATACTTTTGAGTCTAATGAGTTTGCTGGAGTAACGTTTGATGAAAATACCACTATCACCGGCGGGACTATTGCCGGTAATACTTTTAATTCAAATCCAACAGGTATTGCTCTAGGTACCGCTATTAGCAACGTAACCATCGGCGGATCTGGTGCTGCTAAAAATATATTTGATAATAACGAAATCGCTATTAATATTGATTCGCTTGGTGTTTCCGCCATTACTATTCAGGGTAATGAGATTACTGATTCTACTGATTCCGGGATAGTTACTACTAGTGGGTGCGGAGCCGATATTTCCATCATTAATAATATCATCAGTGGTTCTGCTCTTTATGGTGTCAATCTTAATGGTTGCGAAGAGGCGGTTACTTTCTCCGGCAATACTATTTCCAATAATGGTTCAACGACTTCCAGCGGTTTTATGGCCGCAGTCTCTCCTGGTCCCACCTATGATGGTGATGTATATAGTGGAGTATATTTTTATGCTGGTGGGGGTGGAGGAGAATTAATTGAGCTGAGTGGTAGTACGGCTTTGGGCGATACGGCTGATGGTGTCCATAATTTTAATCTTTCTCTAATAGATATAGACGCTGCTTTTTATGCTTTTTTTGTCCGCGATGACGCTTTTGCTTCTTCCGGCGCCTTTGAAACAGAGTGTAATACTTGGGGAGTAGGCACTTGTACAGCGGTTACCTGGCAGGATGATATTTTCGTCGCCCATGGCGCCACCTCGTCATATACTTTGAATCTAACCGGTCCTGGCATAGTCTTTAGTGTTGATCCTACGCTTACCTACGCCACTGGAATTTATTTGTATTATGGTTATTATCTTTCTGTCGCCGCTCATACTATCACCAACGACACCTTTTCCGGCAACGGCAATGGCATTTATTTTGGTATCGGTCCAGAGACCGGTGCTAGTTGCACTGTTACCGATTCGGTAATCTCTTCTTTGAATAGTGATTTTGTTACTGATTTTGGCGATTCCAGTTTTAGTGTTATTAATACTACTTATACCACTTATACCTCCACCCATAACGTTACCATCAATCACCAAGTTCGCGTTCATGTGATTGATGTCGATGGTGACGCGGTAGCGGCAACTGTCACTGCTACTAATGCCGGTGGTACTGCCAGCAGTATGGGTACTACCGATGCCTCGGGTCTTACCAGTTACGTTACGCTAAGTCACGATCTTGTTGAAGGTGAAGATTTGGATAGCCCTTTTATTTTCTCCGCCGCTCTCAGTGGTAAGACCGGTACTACTACTGCTACATATTTAAACACTAAGAATCAGCAGGTTGAGCTAACCATCGCTTCTAGCGGACCAGCCCCAGTGACTTCGTCGGCTTGTTCCAATGGCACCGACGATGATGGTGATGGGTATACTGACTATCTTGATGATCCTGGTTGTGCTTCAGCTAGTGATAACAACGAGGCCAATGATCCGGCCTGCTCTGATCGTGTCGACAACGACGGTGACGGCAAAATTGACGCCTTAGATTTTGGTTGTTTGGACAGTAACGGCGTTTATGACAAGTATGACAACGATGAAACCAATTCTCTTACTTTACCTGAATGCTCTGACAGCTTGGATAATGATAATGATGGTTATGTGGACTTTCCTGTTGATCCTGGCTGCGCTAATGCGGTTGATCCTTCTGAAAATCCCAACCCGGCTTGCTCCGACGGTTTAGATAACGATAAAGATGGTTTGATCGATTACCCGGCAGATATGGGCTGTACCTCTATTTTTGATATTGACGAAACCACGCCAGTTATTTCCGCCTGTTCTGATGGTATTGATAATGATAAAGATGGCAAGATTGATATGGCTGACCCGGGTTGTTCTTCTATCTTTGATACTAACGAAAGCGATACGATAAAAGCCGCTTGCGCTGATGGTTTGGATAATGATAGTGACGGCAAGATAGATTATCCGGCGGATGACGGTTGTTTTGCTGCTTTTGATGAAAGTGAAATTGGCGCGTCGCTTGCCGCTTGTTCCGACGGTCTGGATAATGACGAAGATGGACTGATTGATTGGCCGGAAGACCCTGGTTGTTTGTCCGTTTTTGATAGTGATGAAAATAACGTTACGATCAAAGCTCAATGCGCTGACGGTTTGGATAACGATGCTGATGGCGGTTGTGACCACGGCGGTTGTACTATCGTCGGTGTGAAACTTCCCGCCGATTTGTCTTGTTCTTCACCTGCGGATAATGACGAGTTTTTGCCCTTATCCCAGTGCCAAGACGGTCGAGACAATGATGGAGACAACACTTATGATTATCAATCCGCTAATCCCGATTCTGGCTGTAGTTCGACTCAAGACGATAGCGAGGTGGCCGAAGTTTCTGTTTGTGGTAACTCCATTAGGGAAGCGGGCGAGACTTGCGATGACGGTAATTTAACAAACGGCGACGGATGTTCTTCTGCTTGCATTATCGAAGATTCGACCGAATTTTGTTTCTACGAAGATTTTAATTCCAGTCCGTTAAGCACCAGTAAGTGGCGTAGCGCCGGTCGTTTTACCAGTCTTAATTACACAACCACTAATGGTAAATATGTTTTTGATTTGCAAGGAGTCGGTGATTCACTTTATTACGAACAATTATTAAGTCTATATAATCAGACCAAAGACTATTCTTACAAAACGGCGGCCAATACCTATATGGCGCAGAACAACAAATATCTTGGTCTGATACCTCTGTCCGGCGGTAAACGCTTAGCGGTTTTGGATGATTTTAAAGTTGAAATAAATTTTTCCAACTTTAACCAAGAGGGTAACCCATATTATGCCGCTTGGCGGGCATTAATCGTGCTATGTCAGGACGACAATACGTCGTTGCGAATGGAGTTACTGAGAAAGAGCGACCGCACTCAAGCCACTTTTAATGGTTATGCCCCTCCCGGCATACCCACTTACTCTGATTTCAGTTTAAACTCATCCAGCGGTCAGTTTGCTATTGAGCGGCAGAATAACAGTTTATCGTTTTATGTCGACGGTTTGAAATTTCACCAAATGAACCTTGTCTATTTACCGCGGGTTTGTTACACATATTTTGATTCGGACGTGCAGTTCACCGGTAACAGATTACAAGTATCGGTTGATGAGTTTAAAATTAATAAAGGTTGCTATTTGTCGATTTGCGGTGACGGCATCGTTGATAAAGTGACCGGCGAAACTTGCGATGACGGCAATCTGGTAGACGGTGACGGTTGTTCTTCTGCTTGTACTATCGAAGAAAGAAAAGCTTCGGTCTGCGGCAACGGCGTCAAAGAGTCGGGTGAAGAGTGTGATGACGGCACTATTAACGGACAAGAAGGAAGATGTAATACTTCTTGTTCGGGAACAGTTGTTTCAACGGAAGAACCAATAGTTGAGGAACCAATAATTGAAGAACCAAAACAAGAAGAACCGGAAACGGAAGAACCGTTGATTACTGAAGGTAAACAAGAATCCACTGTTACTCAAACGGTTTCTGAAGTTACTTCGGCTATCTCTGGTTTTGTCGGTGAAGTCAGCGTTAAAGGTCAGGAGATAGTCAGCTCTATTGCCGGATTTTTATCTTCCGAACAAGCAAGGCCGATGACTGAGGAATATCAGGTTATGGAATCTATTCCAGTCTTGCGTCAAATCGCCGAAACCAATGCCTATCAAACAATCAGTAAAACTGTTTTAGACAACAAAGCAGTGGAACGAGCCAATGTTTCTATTGCTACTCCCGCGGTTATCGCTATTACTGCAGCCAACGCTTTGGCGGCGCTACCCAGTTTGTCGTTGATTCCCAACTTGGCCTTAATCTTCACTGAACCATTTCGCTTGTTGTTTTTCCGTAAGCGTAAATATGGTGTTATTTATAACAGTTTAAGCAAAAAACCGATTGATTTAGCTATTGTTCGTCTTTATGATAACGTCACTAATAAATTAGTAGCTACCGCTGTTACCGATTCCCATGGTCGTTATTCTTTTTTGGCTGATCCGGGGGAATACTATATTAAAGTTCAGTCTCCTAACTATGTTTTTCCGTCATCCACTCTTGGTCAAAAAATAAAAGATCACGACTACGCCGATCTTTACTACGGCGCTCCGGTTCGTACCACTGATCAAAGCTCATCTTTGACTCTAAACATCCCTCTAGACCCTAACATCCCGACCAAAACAGATAAAGAAGTATTAAGAGCTGATATGATTAAGAAGTTCAAAGCTTTTATCGCCCATTTTGGTCTTATTCTTTCCTTTGGTTCCTTGATTATTTCTCCCAACAAATTAGTGTTATTGGTAGTTGTCTTCCATATTCTTCTTTTTATCTTCTTCCGTCGTATCGCCACCACTCACAAGCCTAAATCTTACGGCGTTATTTTTGATCAAGATACAAAGAAGGCCATTAATAAAACCATCTTGCGTATTTTTGATAACCAATACAACAAACTACTGGCTACCGCTGTTGCCAACTCCAAAGGTCAATATAACTTTTTGGTCGGTCCTAATGTTTATTACCTGACTGCCAATCATCCCTCCTACCAACCATTTAAATCCGATGTCTTGGATTTTGGTAATGCCAAGGAAGCAGTGGTGGACAAGGATATTAGGATGAAAAAGAAATAGAAAAAATAAAATAGCTAAAAATAGACAAAAAATCCATTAGTTAATGGATTTTTTGTTAATGGAAGCTAACCTTGTTTATTTATTAACATTTTGTTTAAAATTGGCTATTGACACACTTGTCGGATTGCTTTATACTAGCGCTACCAATTGCCGTTAGGGATTAGTGGAGCAAATTTCTGCCGCAAAGCATGAATAATCTACGCTAGTCTTTAAAAAGCAAAGAAGGAGATAAATAGCTAAATTAAGCAAAAATATCTGCCATTCTACATAAGGCTAGAAACCCTTACTGGTATTATTGGTTATTATTAAAGGTTTCTAGCTTTTTTCTTTACCACAAATTATGAAGATTATTTTGGGGAAAAAACTACAAATGACTCAGAAATTTGCTGCCGACGGCACAGTGACTCCTGTGACCGCTGTTTTAGCCGGTCCGTGTTTTATTACTCAGGTAAAAGCAGACGATAAGGATGGATATAAAGCAGTACAAATTGGTTTTGGTGAAAAGAACAAAATTAGCAAGCCTCTTGCCGGTCATTTAAAAAATCTTGGAAAATTTGCATATTTAAAGGAATTCAGACTAAAAGATAAAGACGAATTGGGCGAGATGAAACGTGGTGACAAAATTACTACCGCTGATTTTGCCATTGGACAAATAGTCGAGATTGCCGGTACTTCCAAGGGTCGTGGTTTTCAGGGTGTTGTCAAAAGACATCATTTTCATGGTCATCCGGCCTCTCATGGACACAAGGATCAACTTCGTACTTCCGGCTCCATTGGCGCTGGCGGCATCCAGCATGTTATGAAAGGTATGCGCATGGGCGGTCATATGGGTGTTGACAGAGTTACTATTAAAAACTTGGAGATTATTGACATTGATAAGGAAAAAAACATTATTTTTATCAAAGGCGCTGTTCCTGGCGCTCGTAATGGTTTGGTCGAGGTTCGAGTAACTAAGGAAGTAGAAGCAAAAAAAGTAAAGTAATATGAAAGCAACGATTTATAATTTAAAAGGGGAAAAGGTTCAAGAGATTGATTTGAATTCTTATATTTTTGATATTAAGCCAAAAACGGAAGTGGTCCATCAGGTGGTTATTGCTCAGGAAAATAACGCTAGAAAAAATCTTGCTCATACTAAAACCAAAGGCGAGGTTCGCGGCGGCGGCAAAAAACCTTGGAAGCAAAAAGGTACCGGTCGCGCTCGTGCCGGTTCGTCTCGTTCGCCATTGTGGCGCGGCGGCGGCGTAACTTTTGGTCCCCGTAAAGAAAGGGATTATTCAGTTAAAGTAAACAAAAAAATGAAAAATTTGGCTTTACGCATGGTTTTATCCGACAAGGCAAAAGAAAATGATTTGATTGTCGTTGACAGACTTGAACTAGCTGATATTAAGACTAAAAAATTTGTGGAAGTTTTGCGTAAACTGCCGGTCAAGGACGCTAAAACCGTGGTGGCTCTCGGTCCTCAGGATTCGAAATTGGTTCGAGTGGCAAAAAATCTGCCAAAAGTTTTGGCGATTGGAGCCGGTAGTTTGAATATAGTCGATTTACTAAAATATAAATATCTGGTTGTTTCTCAAAACGGACTAGATCAGATAGAAAAAGTTTACGGTAAGAAATAAATATGGGTTTATTAAACAAATTAAAAAAGACTGAAACGAAGAAGGAAGAAAAAAGGACAGAAGAGGTGAAAAAAGAAACCCCTATTGTTAAGGTTGAAGACAAAAAGTCTGAAGATAAAAAGGAAAAAACTGTTACTAGATACAGCAAAGATGATACCGGCAGCGCTTATAAAGTTTTACTTCGTCCGGTATTGACTGAAAAGGTTACTGATATGGGATCGTTAAACAAATATGTTTTTGAAGTATCTATCGATGCTACTAAAAATGAAGTCAAAAAAGCCGTACACGCGCTTTATGGTGTTGATCCGGTCAAAGTAAATATTATTAAATTAAAAGGAAAATGGAGCCGTTATGGTAGCAACTTTGGTCAGCAAAAGAATTGGAAAAAAGCGGTTGTTACGTTAAAGGAAGGCGAAAATATCCAAATATACGAAGGAGTTTAATATAAAATATGGAAATTAAGCTTTACAAACCAACTACCCCGGCTCGCCGCAGAACTTCTGTGGACGACTTTTCTGATATTACTTCCAAAAGAAGTTTAAAAAACAGAATTCAGATTAAAAAAAGCCAAGGTGGTCGCAATAATACCGGGAAGATAACTGTTCGTCATCGTGGCGGCGGCGCCAAAAATTTTTATCGTCAGGTTGATTTCAAACAAGATAAATTTGATATTCAGGCAAAGCTTATTGCTGTCGAGTATGACCCAAATCGTTCGGTTCGGATTGGCGTTCTGGCTTATGCCGACGGAGAAAAAAGATATATTTTGCTTCCAGAGGGAGTCAAAGTTGGTCAGGTGGTAACATCTTCAAAAAAGGCAATTAAACCGGAAATCGGCAATCGTATGCCTTTGGAATTCATTCCGGTTGGTATGTTTGTTCATAATGTCGAGCTTACTCCTGGTAAAGGCGGTGAAATAGTTCGTAGCGCCGGTACTTCCGCTCAGTTCATGGCTTTGGAAGAAGGTGGTTTAGCGCAGTTACGGCTTCCCTCGGGAGAAATCAGGGCAGTAACCAAAGAATGTTTAGCTACTATTGGTCAGCTGAGTGGTCAGCAGCATCGTCATATACGTATTGGTAAGGCAGGTAGACGTCGTCATATGGGATTTCGTCCGTCAGTACGTGGTAAGGCAATGAATCCAGTTGATCATCCTCATGGTGGTGGAGAAGGTCATAATCCGATTGGTCTTAAACATCCGAAAACTCCTTGGGGTAAACCAGCCAGAGGCGTTAAGACACGTAAACATGGTAAGTATTCAGATAAATTAATTATCCAAAGAAGAAAAAAGAGAAAATAATTTATGTCACGACGTTCACTAAAAAAAGGAATTTTTACCGATCCTAGATTGTTAAAAAAAGTTAGTAATCTTCGGATTGGCGATAAGACGGTAATCAAAACTTGGTTCCGCTCTTCAGTTATTTCTCCGGAAATGATCGGTTTTGTTTTTGGTGTGCATAATGGCAAAAATTTTATCGAAGTGGTTGTAACTGAAAATATGGTCGGACATCGTCTAGGGGAGTTTGCTCCTACACGTAAATTTGTGGTTCATGGCGGTAAGATGGCAAAAGATTTGGCTAAGGCTGCCGCGGTCAAAGATGCGACCGTAAAAAAAGCTGCCACAGAAGCGGTTTCTAAAAAATAGAGTTTGTTTAATCTAATACTATGCGTCTAGAAGTAAAAGCCAGATATATAAAAAAAGCACCGCGAAAAGTTCGTCTGATTTGTGATTTAGTTCGCGGTAAAGATGTCAATCAGGCGTTGGTACAGCTTACCTTTTTAAAAAAAGAAGCCGCGGTTCCGGTTAAAAAGTTAGTCGAATCCGCTATTGCTAATGCGGTAAACAATTTCAATTTAGATAAAGATAATTTGTATATAGCCAGTATCTTTGTTGATGGTGGTCCTGTACTAAAACGTTGGATGCCACGAGCTCATGGTCGCGCTACCGAGCTTAAAAAGAAAATGTCTCACATTGTTTTGGTTTTAGCTGAAAGAGTGCCGAGTAAGACCAATGATGGAAAAAAGGTTAAAAAGAGTAAAGAAAAGATCGAAATTGTTAATAATAAGCCAAAGGACGAGACAGTGATTTCCAAAACCGACGGTAAAGTTAACGCGAAAAAATCAGAAGAAGAAGTAAGCGAAGAGATTTTTGATCCACGGATGAAGGGTAAGCATCGCCACAACCAAAATCAGGATAAAAAACAAATGAAAGAAGCAGGTAATAAGAGTTTTATTAAAAAAGTATTTAACCGCAAGTCGGGTTCATAAATAAATTTTTATGGGACAGAAGGTAAATCCAAAAGTATTTCGCATCGGTACTACCACCAACTGGAATTCACGTTGGTTTGCGAATAAGAAAAATTTTGCTGCACAGTTGCGGGAAGATATTAAAATTAGAAAATTTTTCGAAAAAGAGTTACGTATGGCTGCTGTTGATAGTATTGTTATTGAACGCACTGCCAAGACCTTGAACATCAATATCGCCACCGCTAAACCGGGTGTTATTATCGGTCGTGGCGGTCAGGGTGTTGAAGATTTGAAGAAAAAAATAAAAGATTTGTTTTTTGGTAATCAAAAAGTTTCAATCAATATTAACATAAAAGAAGTCGACAAGCCGGCGCTTTCCGCCAGAATTGTAATGATGGACATTATTTTTGATTTAGAAAAGCGTATTCCTTTTCGTCGAGCGGTAAAAGGCGCGATGAATCGTGTCGAGCGCGCTGGCGCCAAGGGTATTAAGGTTATTGTCAGCGGTCGTCTCAACGGAGCCGAAATCGCCCGTCGAGAAACATTTAACTGGGGATCTGTTCCTTTGCATACATTGCGTGCTAATATTGACTACTCCCGCGCTGCAGCTAGGACTATTTATGGGGCGATCGGGGTAAAGGTTTGGATCTATAAAGGTAACGTTATTGAGCAAGGTAATAAAAAATAAGATATGTTAGCGCCAAGAAAAGTAAAACATAGAAAATGGTTTCGAGGGGATACTAAAGGTAAAAAAGCTACTTCCGGTACTACTTTAAGTTTTGGTAAGTGGGGATTAAAATCTTTAGAAGCAAAATGGGTAACTGCCCGTCAGATTGAGGCTGCCCGTCGCGCCATGAGTCGTTATCTTAAGCGTGGTGGTAAAATTTGGATTCGCGTTTTTCCCGATAAACCGGTAACTACTAAAAATGCCGAGGTTCCGATGGGTGGCGGTAAGGGTCCGGTTGATCATTATGTTGTTGTGGTCAAAGCCGGTACTATCATGTTCGAAATCGACGGTATTCCCGCCGATCAGGCACGGGAGGCTTTACGTCTAGCCGGCAATAAAATGCCCGTAACCACTAAAATAGTTTCCAGATAATATTTAAATATGGAATTCAAAGAATTAAAACTTAAAGCCGAAGCCGAATTGCAAAAGCTTTTAAAGTCGCAAAGAGAAAAAATGCGAGACTTGCGTTTTAAAATAGCCAATAAACAGCAAAAGAACGTTCGCGAGATTCGTGTTATTAAAAAAGAAATTGCCCAAATTTTGACTATTATTAATGGGCGTAAGACCGGTAAGATAGCTAAAGTAGCAGCTATTATCGAAGGAAAGAAATAATCAGTAAATATTTTTTAATATGACAGAGGCTAAGAAAAAAATAGAGACCAAAAAAACCAAGCTTTTCCGAAAGTTTGTCGGCAAGGTGATTGCTGGAAAGATGGATAAAACCATAGTTGTTTTGGTTGAAAGAACAAAAATTCATCCTTTATATAAAAAAAGGTTTAAAACTAGCCGTAAGTATAAAGTTCACGATGAAAAGAATCAGTACAAAGTTGGTGATATTATCGAGTTTGTCGAATGCCGACCTATTAGTAAAGATAAAAGGTGGAGAGCGCTAAAAAATATTTCCGCTAAATAATCAGGTATATATGATCCAATTACGAACAATGTTAAAATCGGCTGATAACAGCGGTGCCAAAAAGCTCCAATGTATTCATGTCAAAGGCGAATCGTACAAACGATATGCCCGGATTGGTGATATTGTAAAAGTTACCATCAAGGAAGCAGTGCCGCACAGTGGCGTCAAAAAAGGCGAGGTTCATGACGCCGTGGTTGTTCGTACCCACAAGGAATATCGTAGAGCGGATGGTAGTTACATTCGTTTTGATGACAACGCTGTTGTTTTGGTAAACGTCAAAGATAAAGAGCCAAAAGCTACTCGTATTTTCGGACCAATACCGCGCGAGCTTCGCAATTTGGGCTATGCCAAGATTATTTCTTTAGCACCTGAGGTTTTGTAAAATTATCAATATGAAGATAAAAAAAGGCGACAAAGTAGAGATTATTACGGGTAAGGACAAGGGCAAATCCGGCAAGATTATGCAGGTTTTTTCCAATGAAAACAAAGTGGTTGTTGAGGGACTTAATTTGCTTGTCAAAAACACTAGACCTCGTCGTCAGGGTGAAAAGGGTCAGCAGGTTCGTTTTCCTGCGCCGATCAATCTTTCTAATGTAATGCTCGTTTGTCCCAAATGCGGTAAAAAAACTCGAGTTGGTTTTCGTCTGGCTGAAAAAAAAGAAAATAATAAAAGCGCCGTTGCTTTGCGCGGCAAAAAGTTTCGTGAATGTAAAAAGTGTAAACAAGTAATAGAGTAATATGAGATTACAGGAAAAATACAATAAAGAGATTAAAGCGGCTTTAAAAGAAAAGTTTGGTAAAGATAATGTCATGTCTGTCCCGAAAGTTACCAAAATAGTTTTGAACATCGGTGCTAGTAAAGCTTTGCAAGATCCTAAATATTTAGAGATAATGGAAAGCACATTAGCTCGTATTTCCGGACAAAAGCCGATCAAAACTAGAGCTAAAAAGTCTATTGCTGCTTTTAAAATCCGTCAGGGGATGGTCGTTGGTTTTAAGGTTACATTGCGCGGGATAAGAATGTGGGACTTTTTAGAGAAGTTAATCAATGTTACTATGCCTCGTTCTCGCGACTTTCGTGGTTTGGATGAAAAAGGCTTTGATGGTAAGGGCAATTATTCACTCGGTTTTAAAGAATATATCGCTTTTCCGGAAATTCGTTCCGATGAGGTGGAGAAGCAGCATGGTTTAGAAGTAACTATTATAACTACGGCAAAAAACGACGAAGAAGGCTTCGCACTGCTTAGCGCATTAGGAGTGCCGTTTAAAAAGAAAGAAAAATAATACATAT includes:
- a CDS encoding right-handed parallel beta-helix repeat-containing protein, giving the protein MVKTKIKRHGKVFGALILVVAVILTLHFYYGVFIFGQKQAEAADFNYVVDSAGSQFDDNAGDGICHTAVGTCTYYAAIQEANADGGTSAITFSITGTITMLAGTGFNISAPVSITGPGEANLTINGNGDAGISPLYFDSGSGGSSATALTLAGCGLAGSPGTRQCIKLPSTDDGYSFTQMTFTNGSIRCGQNGNDDITITNNTFTGVDGIINFADNAVVNDNINISDNTFTINDPANEEQVMKINGSNVTVHGNTIDCTSSGIGAGIFIHGASGYTVTDNELTECGLTADAGGNGSIYISPGDDASPMVITGNTITGGEGHGIWVNTTSDNSYTGFDVSDNIISNTGSYGIIFGVNGAGYTSLSGVIDGNVITNAGASVPDNEEMGIGVFNLDSDSDLTVSNNDISGSGAYGLLLYNVDDTVVVTGNTSSSNDAGIFFLNCSGEVSISNNTFESNEFAGVTFDENTTITGGTIAGNTFNSNPTGIALGTAISNVTIGGSGAAKNIFDNNEIAINIDSLGVSAITIQGNEITDSTDSGIVTTSGCGADISIINNIISGSALYGVNLNGCEEAVTFSGNTISNNGSTTSSGFMAAVSPGPTYDGDVYSGVYFYAGGGGGELIELSGSTALGDTADGVHNFNLSLIDIDAAFYAFFVRDDAFASSGAFETECNTWGVGTCTAVTWQDDIFVAHGATSSYTLNLTGPGIVFSVDPTLTYATGIYLYYGYYLSVAAHTITNDTFSGNGNGIYFGIGPETGASCTVTDSVISSLNSDFVTDFGDSSFSVINTTYTTYTSTHNVTINHQVRVHVIDVDGDAVAATVTATNAGGTASSMGTTDASGLTSYVTLSHDLVEGEDLDSPFIFSAALSGKTGTTTATYLNTKNQQVELTIASSGPAPVTSSACSNGTDDDGDGYTDYLDDPGCASASDNNEANDPACSDRVDNDGDGKIDALDFGCLDSNGVYDKYDNDETNSLTLPECSDSLDNDNDGYVDFPVDPGCANAVDPSENPNPACSDGLDNDKDGLIDYPADMGCTSIFDIDETTPVISACSDGIDNDKDGKIDMADPGCSSIFDTNESDTIKAACADGLDNDSDGKIDYPADDGCFAAFDESEIGASLAACSDGLDNDEDGLIDWPEDPGCLSVFDSDENNVTIKAQCADGLDNDADGGCDHGGCTIVGVKLPADLSCSSPADNDEFLPLSQCQDGRDNDGDNTYDYQSANPDSGCSSTQDDSEVAEVSVCGNSIREAGETCDDGNLTNGDGCSSACIIEDSTEFCFYEDFNSSPLSTSKWRSAGRFTSLNYTTTNGKYVFDLQGVGDSLYYEQLLSLYNQTKDYSYKTAANTYMAQNNKYLGLIPLSGGKRLAVLDDFKVEINFSNFNQEGNPYYAAWRALIVLCQDDNTSLRMELLRKSDRTQATFNGYAPPGIPTYSDFSLNSSSGQFAIERQNNSLSFYVDGLKFHQMNLVYLPRVCYTYFDSDVQFTGNRLQVSVDEFKINKGCYLSICGDGIVDKVTGETCDDGNLVDGDGCSSACTIEERKASVCGNGVKESGEECDDGTINGQEGRCNTSCSGTVVSTEEPIVEEPIIEEPKQEEPETEEPLITEGKQESTVTQTVSEVTSAISGFVGEVSVKGQEIVSSIAGFLSSEQARPMTEEYQVMESIPVLRQIAETNAYQTISKTVLDNKAVERANVSIATPAVIAITAANALAALPSLSLIPNLALIFTEPFRLLFFRKRKYGVIYNSLSKKPIDLAIVRLYDNVTNKLVATAVTDSHGRYSFLADPGEYYIKVQSPNYVFPSSTLGQKIKDHDYADLYYGAPVRTTDQSSSLTLNIPLDPNIPTKTDKEVLRADMIKKFKAFIAHFGLILSFGSLIISPNKLVLLVVVFHILLFIFFRRIATTHKPKSYGVIFDQDTKKAINKTILRIFDNQYNKLLATAVANSKGQYNFLVGPNVYYLTANHPSYQPFKSDVLDFGNAKEAVVDKDIRMKKK
- the rplC gene encoding 50S ribosomal protein L3, translating into MMKIILGKKLQMTQKFAADGTVTPVTAVLAGPCFITQVKADDKDGYKAVQIGFGEKNKISKPLAGHLKNLGKFAYLKEFRLKDKDELGEMKRGDKITTADFAIGQIVEIAGTSKGRGFQGVVKRHHFHGHPASHGHKDQLRTSGSIGAGGIQHVMKGMRMGGHMGVDRVTIKNLEIIDIDKEKNIIFIKGAVPGARNGLVEVRVTKEVEAKKVK
- the rplD gene encoding 50S ribosomal protein L4, which codes for MKATIYNLKGEKVQEIDLNSYIFDIKPKTEVVHQVVIAQENNARKNLAHTKTKGEVRGGGKKPWKQKGTGRARAGSSRSPLWRGGGVTFGPRKERDYSVKVNKKMKNLALRMVLSDKAKENDLIVVDRLELADIKTKKFVEVLRKLPVKDAKTVVALGPQDSKLVRVAKNLPKVLAIGAGSLNIVDLLKYKYLVVSQNGLDQIEKVYGKK
- the rplW gene encoding 50S ribosomal protein L23; amino-acid sequence: MGLLNKLKKTETKKEEKRTEEVKKETPIVKVEDKKSEDKKEKTVTRYSKDDTGSAYKVLLRPVLTEKVTDMGSLNKYVFEVSIDATKNEVKKAVHALYGVDPVKVNIIKLKGKWSRYGSNFGQQKNWKKAVVTLKEGENIQIYEGV
- the rplB gene encoding 50S ribosomal protein L2 codes for the protein MEIKLYKPTTPARRRTSVDDFSDITSKRSLKNRIQIKKSQGGRNNTGKITVRHRGGGAKNFYRQVDFKQDKFDIQAKLIAVEYDPNRSVRIGVLAYADGEKRYILLPEGVKVGQVVTSSKKAIKPEIGNRMPLEFIPVGMFVHNVELTPGKGGEIVRSAGTSAQFMALEEGGLAQLRLPSGEIRAVTKECLATIGQLSGQQHRHIRIGKAGRRRHMGFRPSVRGKAMNPVDHPHGGGEGHNPIGLKHPKTPWGKPARGVKTRKHGKYSDKLIIQRRKKRK
- the rpsS gene encoding 30S ribosomal protein S19, with protein sequence MSRRSLKKGIFTDPRLLKKVSNLRIGDKTVIKTWFRSSVISPEMIGFVFGVHNGKNFIEVVVTENMVGHRLGEFAPTRKFVVHGGKMAKDLAKAAAVKDATVKKAATEAVSKK
- the rplV gene encoding 50S ribosomal protein L22, encoding MRLEVKARYIKKAPRKVRLICDLVRGKDVNQALVQLTFLKKEAAVPVKKLVESAIANAVNNFNLDKDNLYIASIFVDGGPVLKRWMPRAHGRATELKKKMSHIVLVLAERVPSKTNDGKKVKKSKEKIEIVNNKPKDETVISKTDGKVNAKKSEEEVSEEIFDPRMKGKHRHNQNQDKKQMKEAGNKSFIKKVFNRKSGS